One genomic region from Oncorhynchus gorbuscha isolate QuinsamMale2020 ecotype Even-year linkage group LG13, OgorEven_v1.0, whole genome shotgun sequence encodes:
- the LOC123993232 gene encoding receptor expression-enhancing protein 2-like: protein MVSWIISRMVVLAFGTLYPAYSSYKAVKTKNVKEYVKWMMYWIVFALFTTVETLTDLFMSWFPFYFELKIAFVIWLLSPYTKGSSVLYRKFVHPTLSNKEKEIDEYISQAKDRSYETMMRFGKRGLNLAATAAVTAASKGQGVLSEKLRSFSMQDLTLINDGEELGLRSSDPRMRRDAMDDTVTGSSTLSNTLPRAKATRQTRSSMVPHLDESSQHSSDQSDTRSITTEHSDEDVVEKAPVKRTASVRATKKPAAAKTETTTTTKTVKKMPKKKTATTAIASNNGESQ from the exons CCTGGCCTTCGGGACCCTCTACCCGGCCTACTCCTCATACAAGGCTGTCAAGACGAAGAATGTGAAGGAATAT GTGAAATGGATGATGTACTGGATAGTGTTTGCGTTATTCACCACAGTGGAGACCCTCACTGACTTGTTCATGTCCTG GTTTCCTTTCTACTTTGAGTTGAAGATAGCCTTTGTGATCTGGCTCCTGTCTCCGTACACTAAGGGCTCCAGTGTGCTCTACCGCAAGTTCGTCCACCCCACCTTGTCCAACAAGGAGAAG GAAATAGACGAATACATCTCCCAGGCCAAAGACCGTAGTTATGAGACTATGATGAGGTTTGGAAAGAGGGGGCTGAACTTGGCTGCGACAGCCGCCGTCACCGCAGCTAGCAAG GGCCAGGGTGTGCTGTCGGAGAAGCTGCGTAGTTTCAGCATGCAGGACCTGACTCTGATCAACGATGGGGAGGAGCTGGGCCTGCGTTCCTCCGACCCGCGCATGAGAAGAGACGCCATGGACGACACAGTTACTGGAAGTAGTACGCTATCTAACACACTGCCCCGCGCCAAAGCCACACGCCAGa CTCGTTCCTCCATGGTTCCTCATCTTGACGAATCATCGCAGCACAGCTCGGACCAATCAGACACCAGGAGCATCACCACGGAGCATTCTGACGAGGACGTCGTGGAGAAGGCCCCCGTGAAACGCACGGCCAGTGTCAGGGCAACCAAAAAACCTGCCGCTGCCAAGACAGAG acgactactactactaagaCGGTGAAAAAGATGCCAAAGAAGAAGACTGCCACTACAGCTATAGCCAGCAACAACGGCGAGTCACAATGA